A stretch of the Archangium violaceum genome encodes the following:
- a CDS encoding anti-sigma factor family protein — protein MKPQGAHAHEDRLLDFAYGELPPSEARLMEQHVQGCSRCSEALAGIRGVRVSMSRLPLETAPDAGLESLLAYAQQSARRSAAGTELPPRWWRRLLAPALGVAAMSVFGVVVVQVDRDVNLSPALKQEAAREKSPRGGDKDEAVAAEVPPASAPATSAVPAPAPVPAELAKLHQQYDDKMRDDLSAESLQMKPAPKPVSRSLQPNWSNTGAGSGGGFPPKKVALDTDEESRGSDAFGSRESWKLKGGMVARKNRPSSSTEGDAEPAQVLAEAEQGAPALQEPRPGESLVASAAPPPPPPTAQYQAPTASVGAFARAEGLEAKRADRSALRAAPSPAELLMRADEASRSGNREQEVALLRDALAAGAQGAQRVDALSRLCDAETALGRRRIAIEVCKQVVMMAAPGSREARLAERRLENELQSPADEIESPVTK, from the coding sequence ATGAAGCCCCAGGGTGCCCACGCACACGAGGATCGATTGCTGGACTTCGCCTATGGCGAGCTCCCGCCCTCCGAGGCCCGGTTGATGGAGCAGCACGTGCAGGGCTGTTCACGCTGCTCGGAGGCACTCGCGGGTATCCGGGGCGTGCGCGTCTCCATGTCCCGGCTGCCGCTGGAGACCGCGCCGGACGCGGGGCTGGAGTCGCTGTTGGCGTACGCACAGCAGTCCGCGCGCCGGTCCGCGGCGGGCACCGAGCTCCCCCCGCGCTGGTGGCGCCGCCTGCTCGCGCCCGCGCTGGGCGTGGCGGCCATGAGCGTCTTCGGCGTCGTGGTCGTGCAGGTGGACCGCGACGTGAACCTCAGTCCCGCGCTCAAGCAAGAGGCCGCGCGGGAGAAGTCTCCGCGCGGTGGGGACAAGGACGAGGCCGTGGCGGCGGAAGTCCCCCCAGCCTCTGCTCCAGCCACTTCGGCCGTACCCGCTCCCGCTCCGGTACCCGCGGAGCTCGCGAAGCTGCACCAGCAGTACGACGACAAGATGCGCGACGATCTGAGCGCGGAGTCCCTGCAGATGAAACCGGCGCCCAAGCCGGTGAGTCGCTCCCTTCAGCCGAACTGGTCCAACACGGGGGCGGGCAGCGGAGGAGGTTTCCCGCCCAAGAAGGTCGCACTGGACACCGACGAGGAGTCGCGCGGCTCCGATGCGTTCGGGTCCCGGGAGTCATGGAAGCTCAAGGGCGGCATGGTGGCCCGTAAGAACCGGCCCTCGAGTTCGACGGAGGGAGATGCCGAGCCCGCTCAGGTCCTGGCTGAGGCGGAGCAAGGGGCCCCCGCGCTCCAGGAGCCGAGGCCAGGCGAATCCCTGGTGGCCAGTGCCGCGCCTCCGCCGCCACCGCCCACCGCTCAGTATCAAGCTCCCACGGCGTCAGTCGGCGCCTTCGCGCGGGCGGAGGGATTGGAAGCCAAGAGAGCCGACAGGTCGGCCTTGAGGGCCGCTCCTTCTCCCGCGGAGCTCTTGATGCGAGCCGATGAAGCGAGCCGCTCGGGGAATAGGGAGCAGGAGGTGGCCTTGCTGCGTGATGCGCTGGCCGCTGGAGCGCAGGGGGCACAACGGGTGGATGCGCTCTCCCGGCTGTGTGATGCGGAGACCGCGCTGGGCCGTCGGCGGATTGCCATCGAGGTCTGCAAGCAGGTGGTGATGATGGCGGCGCCCGGCTCGAGAGAGGCGCGTCTGGCGGAGCGTCGTCTGGAAAACGAGCTCCAGTCACCTGCGGACGAGATCGAATCCCCCGTGACGAAGTAG